From Microcoleus sp. FACHB-672, one genomic window encodes:
- the phaC gene encoding class III poly(R)-hydroxyalkanoic acid synthase subunit PhaC: MTAKYQVSDWDLTQKLGRGMEILNRLREEDIQVGVTPKEEVYREDKVVLYRFMPKVESSLNIPILISYALLNRPSIVDLQEGRSLVANLLNLGLDVYLIDWGYPSRADRWLTLDDYINGYINNCVDVVRDRHQLEAINLLGICQGGSFSLCYSSLYPEKVKNLIVMVTPVDFHINEGLLNLWGGCTLGSQALDVDLMVDTLGNIPGDFLNLEFIMLKPFQLGVQKYIDLIETIDSEDKLLNFLRMEKWIFDSPDQAGEAYRQFMKDFYQQNKLIKGQVEIGKKRVDLGNICIPILNIYAEQDHLVPSASSLALQKYIGSEDYTVRSFPVGHIGMYVSSKVQRDLAPTIADWLKVRT, translated from the coding sequence ATGACTGCAAAATATCAAGTTAGCGATTGGGATCTAACCCAAAAGCTGGGCAGAGGCATGGAGATTTTAAATCGGCTGCGCGAGGAAGACATTCAGGTTGGGGTGACCCCCAAGGAAGAAGTCTACCGAGAGGACAAGGTGGTGCTTTACCGCTTTATGCCAAAGGTGGAATCTTCGCTTAACATCCCCATCCTGATTAGTTACGCTTTACTCAATCGTCCCTCTATTGTGGATTTACAGGAAGGGCGATCTCTCGTTGCTAACCTACTCAACCTTGGCCTGGATGTTTACCTCATCGACTGGGGTTATCCGAGTCGAGCAGATCGTTGGCTGACCCTCGACGACTACATCAATGGTTATATCAATAATTGTGTGGATGTAGTCCGCGACCGCCACCAGTTAGAGGCTATTAATTTGTTGGGGATTTGTCAGGGAGGAAGCTTCAGCCTTTGCTACAGTTCCCTTTACCCAGAGAAGGTGAAAAACCTGATTGTTATGGTGACTCCGGTTGATTTTCACATCAATGAGGGACTTCTCAACCTTTGGGGTGGATGCACTTTAGGTTCACAAGCTCTAGACGTGGATCTTATGGTGGATACGCTGGGTAATATTCCGGGTGACTTCTTGAACTTAGAGTTTATAATGCTGAAGCCTTTTCAGTTAGGAGTTCAGAAGTATATAGACCTTATAGAAACAATCGACTCTGAAGACAAGTTGCTCAACTTTCTGCGGATGGAAAAGTGGATTTTTGATAGTCCTGACCAAGCTGGAGAAGCCTACCGGCAGTTTATGAAGGATTTCTACCAGCAAAACAAACTTATTAAAGGTCAGGTCGAAATTGGGAAGAAGCGAGTGGATTTGGGTAATATTTGCATACCAATTTTGAACATTTACGCCGAGCAGGATCACCTAGTTCCTTCAGCATCCTCCTTAGCGCTTCAAAAATATATTGGTAGCGAAGATTACACAGTGCGCTCCTTCCCAGTTGGCCACATCGGAATGTACGTGAGTAGTAAGGTGCAGCGAGACCTTGCTCCAACGATCGCCGATTGGCTTAAGGTGCGAACCTAA
- a CDS encoding vitamin K epoxide reductase family protein codes for MEPLQLSEELRKGKNPDMTRRRAIIGLSMLGGSMGQLVTLYQTGVVSHLPDPPGQKLFDADRVDASNYAYSRFNSPDGPIMVVNYALSAWLAAAGGLDRARRNPLLPIAMGVKLVLDGVVSAELAREEWSENKAFCEYCQVATVASLASIVLAAPEVFTAVRTLFGRRNENKEASIKQ; via the coding sequence ATGGAGCCATTACAACTAAGTGAGGAATTGCGTAAAGGAAAGAACCCCGACATGACGCGCCGGCGAGCAATTATCGGCTTGTCTATGCTCGGAGGTTCAATGGGACAACTCGTTACCCTCTACCAAACCGGCGTCGTCAGTCACCTACCCGATCCTCCAGGACAAAAGCTTTTCGATGCAGATCGCGTTGACGCTTCTAATTACGCTTACAGCCGGTTTAACTCACCCGATGGGCCAATAATGGTGGTTAACTATGCCCTTAGCGCCTGGTTGGCTGCGGCGGGTGGTCTTGATCGCGCTAGGCGCAATCCGCTTCTCCCCATCGCAATGGGCGTTAAGCTCGTGTTAGATGGAGTTGTTTCTGCCGAGCTAGCGCGTGAAGAATGGAGCGAGAACAAAGCGTTTTGTGAATATTGCCAAGTTGCGACGGTTGCCTCGTTGGCATCCATCGTCCTCGCAGCGCCCGAAGTTTTTACTGCTGTTCGCACCCTGTTCGGACGCCGCAACGAGAACAAGGAAGCAAGTATCAAACAATAA
- the phaA gene encoding acetyl-CoA acetyltransferase PhaA, whose product MQEAYIVSAVRTPLGRFGGVLAGFSPVDLGAHVMRAAWEKTGLSGDALDLYIFGNVLRAGHGQSLARQAAFKAGIPETVNGYAVDMVCSSGMMSVMNAATTIRAGEAELVLAGGMESMSQTGFFLSHRARWGYKLLLGSPEQLTDILLYDGLTDPTTAEAMGEQAERLAEAYDVKRADLDNVALYSQQRAAIATEKGWLKKEIAPIEIEGKKGLQIVDKDEGIRPELTLESLAKLKPAFREEGVFTAGNSSQISDGAAGLVLASASAVERYNLQPLARVIGGTWVGGEAWRFPEVPILAVNKLLDKLKMKVTDFDLFENNEAFALSSVLFNRVLGIPYEKLNVYGGAIALGHPIGASGARIIVTLLNALQERNGHRGMAAVCHGTGGGTAIALERLS is encoded by the coding sequence ATGCAAGAAGCTTATATTGTCTCAGCAGTACGCACGCCGCTCGGTCGGTTTGGAGGAGTCCTTGCCGGCTTTTCTCCAGTGGACTTAGGTGCCCATGTCATGCGAGCAGCCTGGGAAAAAACAGGACTATCCGGGGACGCTTTAGATTTGTACATCTTTGGCAACGTACTCAGGGCGGGGCATGGGCAGTCCTTAGCCCGTCAGGCAGCTTTTAAGGCTGGAATTCCAGAGACGGTGAACGGGTATGCTGTGGATATGGTTTGCTCGTCGGGAATGATGAGTGTGATGAACGCTGCCACAACAATCCGCGCTGGTGAAGCCGAACTGGTACTTGCTGGGGGAATGGAATCGATGTCCCAAACCGGCTTTTTCCTATCTCACCGAGCGAGATGGGGTTACAAACTTTTGCTGGGTTCCCCAGAGCAACTCACCGATATCTTGCTCTACGATGGTCTCACCGATCCCACCACAGCTGAAGCGATGGGAGAGCAAGCTGAGCGGCTGGCAGAAGCTTACGATGTTAAGCGGGCTGACTTGGACAATGTTGCGCTTTACTCACAGCAACGAGCAGCGATTGCAACCGAAAAAGGCTGGCTGAAAAAGGAAATCGCACCGATTGAGATCGAAGGGAAAAAAGGGTTGCAAATCGTAGATAAAGACGAGGGAATCCGTCCCGAACTTACCTTAGAAAGTCTTGCCAAACTAAAACCGGCATTCCGGGAAGAAGGAGTGTTCACTGCCGGCAATAGCAGTCAAATATCAGACGGAGCAGCCGGTCTTGTCTTAGCAAGCGCTAGCGCTGTAGAACGTTACAACCTCCAGCCTCTAGCGCGGGTGATTGGAGGAACCTGGGTCGGTGGGGAAGCTTGGCGTTTTCCCGAAGTTCCGATCCTGGCAGTCAACAAGCTTTTAGACAAGCTCAAAATGAAAGTAACCGATTTTGACTTGTTCGAGAATAACGAAGCGTTCGCTCTAAGTAGCGTCCTGTTTAATCGCGTGCTGGGCATTCCTTACGAAAAGCTGAATGTTTATGGCGGCGCGATCGCTTTAGGGCATCCCATCGGCGCTTCTGGGGCACGAATTATCGTCACCCTACTTAATGCCTTGCAGGAGCGAAATGGGCATCGAGGGATGGCAGCCGTTTGTCATGGAACTGGTGGCGGAACGGCGATTGCGCTGGAGCGGCTTAGCTAA
- the phaB gene encoding acetoacetyl-CoA reductase PhaB, with protein MASLKLEDKVILVTGGNRGIGAAIVALLQELGSKVAYTYRSNCDAQQGALAIQADVTDKAAMEAVAEQVEQKLGPIYGVVANAGITSDNFFPKLTTEDWDAVIDTNLKGVYNTLTPVIPKMYERTEGSVVCISSISGERGNLGQTNYAASKAAVIGFAKSLAREAARYGVRINAVSPGFIETDMVKSVPDKVKERIVSEIPFRRFGKPEEVAWAVAFLLSPVASSYITGEVLRVNGAHYT; from the coding sequence ATGGCTTCTTTAAAACTGGAAGATAAAGTCATTTTAGTAACCGGCGGGAATCGCGGAATCGGAGCAGCCATTGTTGCTCTGTTACAGGAATTAGGCAGCAAGGTTGCCTACACCTACCGCAGTAATTGCGATGCTCAACAGGGGGCTTTGGCAATTCAAGCCGATGTTACCGACAAAGCAGCAATGGAGGCAGTGGCAGAACAAGTTGAACAGAAACTAGGGCCAATTTATGGCGTGGTGGCGAATGCTGGAATTACCAGCGACAACTTTTTTCCCAAACTGACAACTGAAGACTGGGATGCCGTAATCGACACGAATTTGAAAGGAGTTTACAACACGCTCACTCCCGTGATCCCCAAGATGTACGAGCGCACAGAAGGCTCTGTTGTTTGTATCTCCTCCATTTCTGGTGAACGGGGAAACCTCGGTCAAACCAACTACGCGGCATCTAAGGCGGCGGTGATTGGTTTCGCCAAATCCCTCGCGAGAGAGGCAGCGCGATACGGGGTACGAATCAACGCGGTTTCACCGGGATTCATTGAAACTGATATGGTCAAGTCAGTTCCAGACAAAGTCAAAGAGCGCATTGTATCCGAGATTCCCTTTCGTCGCTTCGGTAAACCGGAAGAAGTTGCCTGGGCAGTCGCCTTTTTACTGTCGCCGGTTGCTAGTAGCTACATAACCGGCGAAGTTCTGAGAGTCAACGGTGCCCATTACACATGA
- a CDS encoding alpha/beta fold hydrolase gives MKIEVEERRINVNGLTTRYFKAGNEGLPLVLLHGDSASALDWSWVLAKLGATHTVYAPDFPGFGDSAKPNREYSLEFLKQFLIDFMETLGIERAVVAGNSLGGQIALRFALSRPEQVAALVLVDSSGLGYSVTPLLTQFAIPVYGDLAITGCKTPPGAKMRSWLRATLFFAHPSRVPDVWIAEQERMAQMGGFLEATLSSLRAQVNVFGQYQVLLDSLGQLQMPTLVIWGTEDRVFPKEQAQDAVSRLKQGQLALLPDCGHLPHVERPELFSAELSKFLNQVVA, from the coding sequence GTGAAAATCGAGGTTGAAGAACGGCGAATTAATGTAAATGGTTTAACCACCCGCTACTTTAAAGCCGGCAATGAGGGTCTACCGTTAGTGCTGCTACATGGAGATAGTGCTAGCGCTTTGGATTGGTCTTGGGTGCTTGCCAAACTCGGAGCAACTCACACGGTCTACGCACCGGACTTTCCAGGTTTCGGCGACAGTGCTAAACCCAACCGCGAGTATTCCCTGGAGTTTCTCAAGCAGTTCCTGATTGATTTTATGGAGACGCTAGGAATCGAGCGGGCGGTGGTGGCCGGCAATTCACTCGGAGGTCAGATTGCCCTACGCTTTGCCCTGTCGCGTCCCGAACAAGTCGCAGCTTTGGTGCTGGTAGACAGTTCTGGACTGGGTTACTCAGTCACCCCCCTTTTGACTCAGTTCGCAATCCCTGTGTATGGTGATCTGGCGATCACTGGGTGCAAAACGCCTCCGGGCGCTAAGATGCGGTCTTGGTTACGGGCAACGCTGTTTTTCGCTCACCCTTCGCGGGTTCCTGATGTGTGGATAGCAGAACAAGAGCGAATGGCGCAAATGGGCGGTTTTCTGGAAGCCACTCTGTCCTCACTGCGTGCCCAGGTGAATGTATTTGGACAGTACCAGGTGTTGCTCGACTCGCTAGGGCAGTTGCAGATGCCGACGCTTGTGATCTGGGGGACGGAGGATCGGGTTTTCCCAAAAGAGCAAGCACAGGATGCAGTGAGCCGGTTAAAGCAAGGACAACTCGCCTTGCTCCCCGACTGCGGTCACTTACCTCATGTCGAGCGGCCAGAACTTTTTAGTGCCGAGCTGAGCAAGTTTCTCAATCAAGTTGTTGCTTAG
- a CDS encoding SDR family oxidoreductase, which produces MQLKPINQQVVAVVGASSGIGREAALQFAKRGAKLVVSARNESKLASLVDEIQGFGAEATAIVADVSVFEQVKAIADRTVEVYGRLDTWVHCPAVGLFATFDNTTPEEFKQVIDVGLMGQVYGAMAALPHLKREGRGALIHISSMEGVRSLPYQSAYSAAKHGVEGFIEAMRVELQHEGLPISVTSVKPAVINTPFWNNGKTKLGVKPAGIPPYYDPRLVADAILHVAEHPTRDFFVGDAARLLDGLQRISPELADSLLLLIGFQGQRTNVPKSPDDRNNLYEPFPDDARVDGDYSNLVIPSLSDWLAKNFSFL; this is translated from the coding sequence ATGCAACTGAAGCCAATTAATCAGCAAGTTGTTGCAGTCGTTGGGGCTTCCAGCGGCATCGGACGTGAGGCAGCCCTTCAATTTGCTAAGCGAGGGGCAAAGTTAGTGGTCTCGGCTCGCAATGAATCCAAGCTGGCGTCTTTGGTAGATGAGATTCAGGGCTTTGGCGCTGAGGCAACCGCTATCGTTGCCGATGTATCGGTATTCGAGCAGGTCAAGGCGATCGCAGACCGTACGGTTGAAGTTTATGGCCGGCTCGATACGTGGGTGCATTGCCCTGCCGTCGGACTCTTTGCCACATTCGACAACACCACACCCGAAGAGTTTAAGCAGGTCATTGATGTTGGCCTCATGGGACAGGTATATGGTGCAATGGCGGCACTCCCCCATCTCAAGCGTGAGGGACGAGGGGCGCTGATCCACATTTCTTCAATGGAAGGCGTGCGAAGTCTCCCCTACCAAAGTGCCTACTCCGCAGCAAAACACGGGGTCGAGGGATTTATCGAAGCGATGCGCGTGGAGTTGCAACATGAGGGCTTACCCATCAGCGTCACGAGTGTGAAGCCGGCAGTCATCAATACACCCTTTTGGAATAATGGTAAGACCAAGCTAGGCGTGAAGCCGGCAGGAATACCGCCCTACTACGACCCCAGGTTGGTGGCTGATGCGATCCTCCACGTCGCGGAACATCCAACGCGTGACTTCTTTGTTGGAGATGCGGCCAGACTTCTCGATGGACTACAGCGGATCTCACCCGAACTGGCAGATTCCTTGTTGCTGCTCATCGGCTTCCAGGGTCAACGCACCAACGTGCCGAAGTCCCCAGACGATCGCAACAACCTTTACGAGCCGTTTCCAGACGATGCCAGGGTTGATGGAGACTATAGCAATTTAGTGATACCAAGCCTTAGCGACTGGCTGGCGAAGAATTTTTCTTTCCTGTGA
- a CDS encoding SDR family oxidoreductase, giving the protein MQLKPINQQVVAIVGASSGIGRETALQFAKRGAKLVVSTRSEAKIAPLVDEIRGFGGEVTAVVADVTVFEQVKAIADRTVEVYGRLDTWVHCPAIAVYAAFDKTKPEEFKRVIDVGLMGQVYGAMAALPHLKREGRGALIHLSSVLGRRSVPLQSSYCTAKHGMEGFIEAMRVELQHEKIPISVTSVKPAAVNTPLYNNALTRLGVKPASLPPFYEPSLVADAILYVAEHPTRDFLVGDAGRMIDVLQRLSPSLVDFILERVAFRLQRTDQPKSEDGPNNLYEPIPSHDRVEGDFKNLVIPSLTDWLDKNPALKWGALVSTVALAFLAAQAFKTGGQI; this is encoded by the coding sequence ATGCAACTAAAGCCAATTAATCAGCAAGTTGTTGCCATCGTTGGGGCTTCCAGCGGTATCGGACGTGAAACAGCCCTTCAATTTGCCAAGCGCGGGGCGAAGTTAGTTGTCTCGACTCGCAGCGAAGCGAAGATTGCACCCTTGGTAGATGAGATCCGTGGCTTTGGCGGTGAGGTAACCGCTGTGGTTGCGGATGTAACCGTATTTGAGCAGGTTAAGGCGATCGCAGACCGAACCGTGGAGGTGTATGGCCGGCTCGATACGTGGGTGCATTGCCCTGCGATCGCCGTTTATGCTGCTTTCGACAAAACAAAACCCGAAGAGTTTAAGCGCGTCATTGATGTCGGCCTCATGGGGCAAGTATATGGCGCGATGGCAGCCCTACCCCATCTTAAGCGTGAGGGGCGGGGGGCGCTGATCCATCTGTCTTCAGTTTTAGGCCGGCGAAGTGTGCCGCTTCAAAGTTCTTACTGCACGGCAAAGCACGGTATGGAAGGCTTCATCGAAGCGATGCGCGTGGAACTGCAACATGAGAAAATCCCTATCAGCGTCACGAGTGTGAAACCCGCCGCAGTCAACACACCTCTCTACAACAATGCCCTCACGAGGTTAGGCGTCAAACCGGCCAGCTTACCACCCTTTTACGAACCCAGTTTAGTCGCTGACGCGATTCTCTATGTTGCCGAACATCCCACCCGCGACTTCCTGGTTGGGGATGCAGGGAGAATGATAGATGTGCTACAGCGGCTTTCTCCATCACTGGTAGATTTCATATTAGAGCGCGTCGCCTTCCGATTGCAGCGCACTGACCAGCCGAAGTCTGAAGATGGGCCAAATAATCTTTACGAGCCTATCCCATCCCATGACCGAGTTGAGGGAGACTTCAAGAACTTAGTGATACCGAGCCTTACCGACTGGTTGGATAAGAATCCAGCGCTTAAATGGGGGGCACTTGTCAGTACCGTTGCCTTAGCGTTTCTGGCGGCACAAGCCTTCAAAACTGGGGGGCAAATTTAG
- a CDS encoding ankyrin repeat domain-containing protein gives MQPPPIMPSKKDILLIQAARSGDIAQLQTTLAQGADVNATNQDGTSALMFAAQYGYTEIVRLLLDAGADVNFARKRFGITALMLAAANQRVDTVRLLVSRNAEVNAKNDDGSTALMAAALKGNLECVRILLDAGAQVNVQDKDDDTALKLALKSSNAAVVKLLLENGADANVIAEDGKTAVMQAVEAGNLTVVEALLNAGTDVNVNDEEGETALTLAADSGNTDIVQALLNAGADVNTKNPDGWTALMAAAAGGYTETVTALLNAGADINAKNNDGETALHLAAVEGHAGVVERLVNQGADILAKNRLGDTALMVAVLHNHSKTVEILLQGEKEQVQSLLKARNTGETVLTLAASAGHLETVQVLLKAGVHPNTRSEDGKTALMKAADRGKAEVIQALLAAGADVNLLDNAGASALMWAAHRGHEGAIKQLLDADVDVNVKNRGGYTASMIADFNGYKNVVKLLKAAGALE, from the coding sequence ATGCAACCACCCCCAATCATGCCCTCGAAGAAGGACATTTTATTAATCCAGGCTGCGAGAAGTGGCGATATCGCCCAACTGCAAACTACACTCGCTCAGGGTGCTGATGTTAATGCAACGAATCAAGATGGCACCTCTGCTTTAATGTTTGCCGCCCAGTATGGCTACACCGAGATTGTTCGGCTGTTGCTGGATGCCGGCGCGGATGTCAATTTTGCCAGAAAACGCTTTGGGATTACGGCGTTAATGTTAGCCGCCGCTAATCAGAGAGTTGACACGGTGCGACTTTTGGTATCTAGAAACGCAGAGGTGAATGCTAAAAATGATGATGGCAGCACCGCGTTAATGGCGGCAGCACTTAAAGGAAATCTTGAGTGTGTGCGAATCTTGCTGGATGCTGGCGCACAGGTTAATGTCCAAGATAAGGATGATGATACTGCGCTGAAACTGGCCCTCAAGTCTTCTAACGCTGCTGTGGTAAAGCTTTTGCTTGAAAATGGGGCAGATGCGAATGTGATCGCAGAGGACGGCAAAACTGCGGTTATGCAAGCAGTTGAAGCAGGAAACTTAACTGTTGTAGAGGCTTTGTTAAATGCCGGCACTGATGTCAATGTCAACGACGAAGAAGGCGAGACAGCGCTGACATTAGCCGCAGATAGCGGTAATACCGACATCGTGCAAGCCTTACTGAATGCCGGCGCTGATGTTAACACCAAAAATCCGGATGGATGGACAGCGCTAATGGCGGCGGCAGCAGGGGGTTATACAGAGACTGTGACTGCCTTGCTGAATGCCGGCGCAGATATCAATGCCAAAAATAATGATGGGGAAACAGCCTTACATTTAGCGGCTGTGGAAGGTCATGCCGGCGTTGTAGAACGGCTTGTCAACCAAGGTGCAGATATATTAGCAAAGAATCGGCTGGGTGACACGGCTTTAATGGTTGCCGTCTTGCACAATCACAGCAAAACAGTAGAAATTTTGCTTCAAGGTGAGAAAGAGCAAGTGCAGTCTCTTTTGAAAGCAAGGAACACTGGGGAAACCGTATTAACTTTAGCTGCAAGTGCCGGCCATCTGGAAACCGTGCAAGTATTGCTCAAGGCCGGTGTTCATCCTAACACGCGTTCGGAGGATGGAAAAACAGCGCTGATGAAAGCTGCTGATCGTGGTAAAGCTGAAGTCATTCAAGCCTTATTAGCAGCCGGTGCCGATGTGAATCTTTTGGATAATGCCGGCGCGTCAGCGTTAATGTGGGCAGCGCATCGGGGGCATGAGGGCGCTATTAAGCAATTGCTAGATGCCGATGTGGATGTAAACGTAAAAAACCGGGGAGGTTACACCGCTTCAATGATTGCGGATTTCAACGGTTATAAAAATGTAGTGAAATTGCTTAAAGCTGCCGGTGCTCTAGAGTGA
- a CDS encoding sugar phosphate nucleotidyltransferase — translation MKIFVPGRLCLFGEHSDWAGGYRSINPDLEKGYALIAGTNQGLYAEVKPHPTQFILRISLSDGSRQEIQLPMDEKTLLAEAEKGGFFSYAAGVAYQFLTQYGVFGLEIDNYLTDLPAQKGLASSAAICVLVARAFNRVYKLKMMVRQEMELAYLGEILTPSRCGRMDQACAYGSQPILMIFDGDCTDVIELKLQKNLFFVIVDLGAGKNTKEILNRLNQCYPFADNEVQQNVQKYLGAINSEITQQAVEALEKGDAEQIGALMKRAQAEFDQHLIPACPSELTARVLHQLLNYEPIQPFILGGKGVGSQGDGSVQFIVKDEESQQQVVKIIERDFPQMQSLKLTLQAEKKVRKAVIPAAGFGTRLFPATKAIKKELFPIIDKDGRAKPVILAIVEEALSAGIEEVGIVVQTGDRELFENFFKNPPAPALFKKLSQQNQEYCRYLEDLGHRITILTQDVQEGYGHAVFCAREWVGDQPFLLMLGDHVYSSETETSCARQIIEIYEQVEQSVLGLTVMSAEIISKAGCVAGFWQEPQSILSITQLYEKPTIEYARQHLRVDGMPEDQFLCAFGLYVFTPKIFDSLEENINNNLRDKGEFQLTSGVERLRQDEGITGYLVKGKCFDTGLPETYWQTLIDFRKSDG, via the coding sequence ATGAAAATATTTGTGCCGGGACGACTTTGCCTGTTTGGCGAACACAGCGATTGGGCAGGCGGTTACCGCTCAATTAATCCCGATTTAGAAAAAGGATACGCCCTGATTGCCGGCACCAATCAGGGACTTTATGCAGAAGTTAAACCTCATCCAACTCAGTTCATTCTTCGCATCTCCCTCAGTGATGGCAGCCGGCAAGAAATACAGCTTCCGATGGATGAGAAAACACTGCTTGCTGAAGCTGAAAAAGGCGGTTTTTTCAGTTATGCTGCTGGTGTTGCTTATCAATTTCTCACCCAGTATGGCGTGTTCGGGCTAGAGATTGATAACTACTTAACTGATTTGCCGGCTCAGAAAGGGTTAGCATCCAGTGCTGCGATTTGTGTGCTTGTAGCACGGGCGTTTAATCGCGTATATAAATTAAAAATGATGGTTCGCCAAGAAATGGAATTGGCTTATTTAGGTGAAATCTTGACCCCCTCTCGCTGTGGGCGAATGGATCAAGCTTGCGCTTATGGAAGCCAACCTATTTTAATGATTTTTGATGGTGATTGTACGGATGTTATTGAGTTAAAGCTCCAGAAAAATTTATTTTTTGTCATCGTAGATTTGGGTGCCGGCAAAAACACAAAGGAAATATTAAACCGGCTCAATCAGTGTTATCCGTTTGCTGACAATGAAGTGCAGCAGAATGTTCAGAAATATCTCGGTGCGATTAATTCTGAAATTACACAGCAAGCAGTTGAAGCCCTAGAAAAAGGCGATGCTGAACAAATTGGGGCGTTAATGAAACGGGCACAGGCAGAATTCGATCAACATTTAATCCCTGCTTGTCCATCCGAATTAACTGCGCGGGTTTTGCACCAACTTCTGAATTACGAACCCATTCAACCTTTTATTTTAGGGGGGAAAGGGGTTGGTTCGCAAGGCGATGGTTCCGTACAGTTTATCGTAAAAGACGAGGAAAGCCAACAGCAAGTTGTTAAAATTATTGAGCGAGATTTTCCCCAAATGCAATCCTTAAAACTCACACTTCAGGCAGAGAAAAAAGTTCGCAAGGCGGTGATTCCGGCTGCCGGTTTTGGTACTCGTTTGTTCCCCGCTACGAAGGCGATCAAGAAGGAACTTTTCCCGATTATCGATAAAGATGGCAGGGCTAAGCCGGTGATTTTGGCAATTGTTGAAGAAGCCCTTAGCGCCGGCATCGAAGAAGTGGGGATTGTGGTGCAAACCGGCGATCGCGAGTTGTTTGAGAATTTCTTTAAAAATCCGCCGGCACCTGCACTTTTTAAGAAGTTATCTCAGCAGAACCAGGAATACTGCCGGTATTTAGAAGATTTAGGACATAGAATTACAATTCTGACACAAGACGTTCAAGAAGGCTACGGTCATGCCGTTTTTTGTGCCAGAGAATGGGTGGGAGATCAACCATTTTTGCTGATGCTGGGCGATCACGTTTATTCATCGGAAACAGAGACTTCTTGCGCTCGTCAAATAATCGAAATATACGAGCAAGTTGAGCAAAGTGTTTTGGGTTTAACGGTGATGTCGGCAGAAATTATTTCCAAAGCCGGTTGCGTTGCCGGTTTCTGGCAAGAACCCCAGTCGATCCTTTCAATCACGCAACTTTATGAAAAGCCCACAATTGAGTACGCACGCCAACATCTGCGTGTAGACGGAATGCCAGAAGATCAGTTCCTGTGCGCTTTCGGATTATATGTCTTCACGCCAAAGATTTTTGACAGCTTAGAAGAGAACATTAATAACAACTTGCGGGATAAGGGCGAATTTCAGCTAACATCCGGGGTAGAAAGATTGCGGCAGGATGAAGGAATCACCGGCTACCTTGTCAAGGGTAAATGTTTTGACACGGGATTACCAGAAACTTACTGGCAAACCCTGATTGATTTTAGAAAATCTGATGGCTAA